The Amycolatopsis sp. DG1A-15b genome window below encodes:
- the rdgB gene encoding RdgB/HAM1 family non-canonical purine NTP pyrophosphatase: MTKLLLATRNAKKLGELRRIVAAEGLSGLEVIGLADVPSFPEAPETAPDFEGNAVAKARDAVAATGLPAIADDSGLAVDALNGMPGVLSARWSGKHGDDEANLDLVLGQLRDVPDERRGAQFVCAAALVLPSGEETVVRGEWRGTLVRERRGVNGFGYDPIFRPDGESRTSAEMEPAEKDAVSHRGLALRALLPALRELA, from the coding sequence GTGACGAAGCTGCTTCTGGCGACGCGCAACGCGAAGAAGCTCGGCGAGCTGCGGCGGATCGTCGCCGCGGAAGGTCTTTCGGGCCTCGAGGTGATCGGCCTCGCTGACGTGCCTTCGTTCCCCGAAGCACCCGAGACGGCGCCCGACTTCGAAGGCAACGCGGTGGCGAAGGCCCGTGACGCTGTCGCCGCAACGGGATTGCCCGCCATCGCGGACGACTCGGGTCTCGCCGTCGACGCGCTGAACGGGATGCCCGGGGTGCTCTCGGCCCGGTGGTCCGGCAAGCACGGTGACGACGAGGCGAACCTGGATCTGGTGCTGGGGCAGCTTCGCGACGTGCCCGACGAGCGCCGCGGCGCCCAGTTCGTCTGCGCAGCGGCCTTGGTGCTGCCGTCGGGCGAGGAGACGGTGGTCCGGGGCGAGTGGCGCGGCACGCTGGTGCGGGAACGACGTGGGGTGAACGGGTTCGGCTACGACCCGATCTTCCGGCCGGACGGCGAAAGCCGGACGTCGGCGGAGATGGAACCGGCGGAGAAGGACGCGGTTTCCCACCGGGGCCTGGCGTTGCGGGCGCTGCTGCCGGCACTGCGGGAGCTGGCTTAG
- the rph gene encoding ribonuclease PH codes for MARKDGRTDDQLRDIKITRGFQQWPAGSVLIEFGNTRVLCAASVTEGVPRWRAGSGLGWVTAEYAMLPSATNTRGDRESVKGRIGGRTHEISRLIGRSLRACIDLAALGENTIVIDCDVIQADGGTRTAAVTGGYVALADAITWLGAANRLNDPQPLSSSVAAVSVGVVDGRVRLDLPYEEDSRAEVDMNVVATDAGTLIEVQGTGEGATFARSTLDTMLDMALAGCAELTRLQNEALALPYPGELPEPRPDKKKGSK; via the coding sequence GTGGCTCGAAAAGACGGCAGGACCGACGACCAGCTCCGTGACATCAAGATCACCCGGGGATTCCAGCAGTGGCCGGCGGGGTCGGTGCTGATCGAATTCGGCAACACGCGGGTGCTGTGCGCGGCGAGCGTCACCGAAGGGGTGCCGCGCTGGCGGGCCGGTTCCGGCCTCGGCTGGGTGACGGCCGAGTACGCGATGCTGCCGTCCGCGACCAACACGCGCGGTGACCGCGAGTCGGTGAAGGGCCGGATCGGCGGGCGCACGCACGAGATCTCGCGGCTGATCGGCCGGTCCCTGCGGGCCTGCATCGACCTGGCGGCGCTGGGTGAGAACACGATCGTCATCGACTGCGACGTCATCCAGGCCGACGGTGGCACCCGCACGGCGGCGGTGACCGGTGGTTACGTGGCGCTGGCGGACGCGATCACCTGGCTGGGCGCGGCGAACCGGCTCAACGACCCGCAGCCGCTGTCGTCCTCGGTGGCGGCGGTGAGCGTCGGCGTGGTCGACGGCCGGGTCCGGCTCGACCTGCCGTACGAAGAGGACTCGCGCGCCGAGGTCGACATGAACGTGGTCGCCACCGACGCGGGCACCCTCATCGAGGTCCAGGGCACCGGCGAGGGCGCGACCTTCGCCAGGTCCACTTTGGACACGATGCTCGACATGGCGCTCGCGGGCTGCGCGGAGCTGACTCGCCTGCAGAACGAGGCACTGGCGCTGCCGTACCCGGGTGAGCTGCCGGAGCCGCGTCCGGACAAGAAGAAGGGCTCGAAGTGA
- a CDS encoding MBL fold metallo-hydrolase, protein MRLTILGCSGSIPGPNAAASGYLIEAEGFLLGLELGNGTLAQLQAVADPFDLDALVLTHLHPDHCADVSALTVLRRYHPAPPYPARPRLLPLYAPPDAPTRLANAYAPNETERAVTDLSDVYDFRPLRPEPFRIGPFEVVAVEVDHPTPAYGVRLSYGGRILAFTGDTGPCAALNELADGVDLLLAEASWTDSAERPAGVHLSGKQAGELARDAGVGRLLLTHIAPWTDAGAVLAEASAGFPGAEVVKQGAVYDV, encoded by the coding sequence GTGCGACTGACCATCCTCGGGTGCTCCGGCAGCATCCCCGGGCCGAACGCCGCCGCGTCCGGTTACCTGATCGAGGCCGAGGGTTTTCTGCTCGGCCTCGAACTCGGCAACGGCACGCTCGCGCAGCTGCAAGCCGTGGCCGACCCGTTCGACCTGGACGCGCTCGTGCTCACGCACCTGCACCCCGACCACTGCGCCGACGTCAGCGCGCTCACCGTCCTGCGGCGCTACCACCCGGCGCCGCCGTACCCGGCGCGCCCGCGGCTGCTGCCGCTGTACGCCCCGCCGGACGCCCCGACGCGCTTGGCGAACGCGTACGCCCCCAACGAGACCGAGCGGGCCGTCACGGACCTCTCCGACGTCTACGACTTCCGGCCGCTGCGGCCCGAGCCGTTCCGGATCGGGCCGTTCGAGGTCGTCGCGGTCGAGGTCGACCACCCGACCCCGGCGTACGGCGTGCGGCTCTCCTACGGCGGCCGCATCCTCGCGTTCACCGGCGACACCGGGCCGTGCGCGGCGCTGAACGAGCTCGCCGACGGCGTCGACCTGCTGCTCGCCGAAGCGTCCTGGACGGATTCGGCGGAGCGGCCGGCGGGTGTGCACCTGTCGGGCAAGCAGGCCGGTGAGCTGGCCCGGGACGCCGGTGTCGGGCGGCTGCTGCTGACGCACATCGCGCCGTGGACCGACGCGGGGGCGGTGCTGGCCGAGGCTTCGGCCGGGTTCCCCGGGGCCGAGGTCGTCAAGCAGGGTGCCGTCTACGACGTCTGA
- the murI gene encoding glutamate racemase, giving the protein MTSPPADAPIGVFDSGVGGLTVARAILEQLPAEQLRYVGDTAHNPYGPLPIATARSYALAALDELVESGVKALVIACNTASAACLRDARERYDVPVIEVVLPAARRAVVATHTGRVGVIGTEGTVRSRAYEDAFAAAPAITLTSVACPRFVDFVERGITTGRQVLGLAQGYLQPLLDAQVDTLVLGCTHYPLLQGVLQIVMGQEVTLVSSADETAKDLVRVLTEGDLLTTRDTPPRHEFLATGSAEPFTRLAQRFMGFAPGVLAPTTA; this is encoded by the coding sequence GTGACGTCTCCGCCCGCTGATGCCCCGATCGGCGTGTTCGATTCCGGCGTCGGCGGGCTGACGGTGGCGAGGGCGATCCTCGAGCAGCTGCCCGCCGAGCAGCTCCGCTACGTCGGCGACACGGCGCACAACCCGTACGGCCCGCTCCCGATCGCCACCGCCCGCAGCTACGCGCTCGCGGCGCTCGACGAGCTGGTGGAGAGCGGCGTGAAGGCCCTGGTGATCGCCTGCAACACGGCGTCCGCGGCCTGCCTGCGCGACGCGCGCGAGCGCTACGACGTCCCGGTGATCGAGGTCGTCCTGCCCGCCGCGCGCCGCGCCGTCGTGGCGACGCACACCGGCCGCGTCGGCGTGATCGGCACCGAGGGCACCGTGCGGTCGCGGGCCTACGAAGACGCCTTCGCCGCGGCGCCCGCCATCACGCTCACCAGCGTCGCCTGCCCGCGGTTCGTCGACTTCGTCGAGCGCGGCATCACGACCGGGCGCCAGGTGCTCGGGCTGGCGCAGGGCTACCTCCAGCCGCTCCTCGACGCCCAGGTCGACACGCTGGTGCTCGGCTGCACGCACTACCCGCTGCTGCAGGGCGTGCTGCAGATCGTGATGGGCCAGGAAGTCACCCTGGTGAGCAGCGCGGACGAGACCGCCAAGGACCTCGTCCGCGTGCTCACCGAGGGGGACCTGCTGACCACCCGGGACACCCCGCCGCGGCACGAGTTCCTCGCCACCGGATCGGCGGAGCCGTTCACCCGGCTCGCCCAGCGGTTCATGGGGTTCGCCCCGGGTGTCCTCGCTCCCACCACCGCGTGA
- a CDS encoding rhomboid family intramembrane serine protease: MSTLSPAPETAAAKRVLPPKPVAAAIVALSFTLLLYLVELVDVVLPGDLDQGGIHSRALSGLDGVLFAPVLHVGWSHLFANTVPVLVFSFLAMAAGIGRFALVTAIIWVVSGLGVWLIGPSDGVTVGASGLAFGWLAYLLVRGLFNRAAGQIVVAVVLLGVWSGMLAGLLPGNPGVSWQGHLFGALAGVLAAWLTTRRAGKAAPGNLEA, encoded by the coding sequence GTGAGCACCTTGAGCCCCGCCCCGGAAACCGCCGCCGCCAAGCGCGTGCTGCCGCCGAAACCGGTGGCGGCCGCGATCGTCGCGCTGTCGTTCACCCTGCTGCTGTACCTGGTCGAGCTGGTCGACGTCGTTCTCCCCGGTGACCTCGACCAGGGCGGCATCCACTCGCGGGCGCTGTCCGGACTGGACGGCGTGCTGTTCGCCCCGGTCCTGCACGTCGGCTGGTCGCACCTGTTCGCGAACACCGTCCCGGTGCTGGTGTTCTCCTTCCTCGCGATGGCCGCCGGGATCGGCCGGTTCGCGCTGGTCACGGCCATCATCTGGGTGGTCTCCGGGCTCGGTGTGTGGCTGATCGGGCCGTCGGACGGCGTCACCGTCGGCGCGTCCGGCCTGGCCTTCGGCTGGCTCGCCTACCTGCTGGTCCGCGGCCTGTTCAACCGTGCGGCCGGGCAGATCGTGGTCGCCGTCGTCCTGCTCGGCGTGTGGAGCGGCATGCTGGCCGGGCTGCTGCCGGGCAACCCCGGCGTCTCCTGGCAGGGCCACCTCTTCGGCGCGCTGGCCGGCGTCCTCGCGGCTTGGCTGACCACCCGCCGGGCGGGCAAGGCCGCCCCGGGTAACCTCGAAGCGTGA
- a CDS encoding arylamine N-acetyltransferase — MSGMDVIGYLARLGLDPEPPGLGALRRLHAAHVERVPYEALEVQLGRPTPLEPSASLARILRGRGGYCYHLNGALSALLAALGYQVTRHLGGVQGSADAPNVDRNHLALTVTGLPDAPETAWLVDVGLGDGPHEPLPLREGTYVQGPHTYRLRPSEVAPGGWRFEHDPSGSFTGMDFAPGVAEMADFAEKHTWLSTAPESGFVRVCVVQRRDEAGVDSLRALTLDRHGAKELIESPGDWWAAAGDVFGIPSAQFTAEERERLWRQCVAQHEAHVGGKGSEVVPSA; from the coding sequence TTGTCGGGCATGGACGTCATCGGTTATCTCGCGCGGCTCGGCCTCGATCCCGAGCCGCCGGGCCTGGGGGCGCTGCGGCGGCTGCACGCGGCGCACGTCGAACGCGTGCCCTACGAGGCACTGGAGGTGCAGCTCGGGCGGCCGACCCCGCTCGAGCCGTCGGCGTCGCTGGCGCGGATCCTGCGGGGCCGCGGCGGGTACTGCTACCACCTGAACGGGGCGTTGTCGGCGTTGCTGGCGGCGCTCGGCTACCAGGTCACCCGGCACCTGGGCGGGGTGCAGGGCAGTGCGGACGCGCCGAACGTCGACCGGAACCACCTGGCGCTGACCGTCACCGGGCTGCCGGACGCCCCGGAGACGGCGTGGCTGGTCGACGTGGGGCTCGGGGACGGCCCGCACGAGCCGCTCCCCCTCCGGGAAGGCACCTACGTGCAGGGCCCGCACACCTACCGGCTGCGGCCGTCGGAGGTGGCGCCGGGCGGCTGGCGGTTCGAGCACGACCCCTCGGGCAGCTTCACCGGCATGGACTTCGCGCCCGGTGTCGCGGAGATGGCGGACTTCGCGGAGAAGCACACCTGGCTGTCGACGGCACCCGAGTCCGGGTTCGTGCGGGTCTGCGTGGTGCAACGGCGGGACGAGGCGGGCGTCGACTCCCTGCGCGCGCTCACCCTGGATCGCCACGGCGCCAAGGAGCTGATCGAGTCACCCGGCGACTGGTGGGCAGCCGCGGGCGACGTGTTCGGCATCCCATCGGCGCAGTTCACGGCCGAGGAGCGTGAGCGGCTGTGGCGGCAGTGCGTCGCGCAGCACGAGGCTCACGTCGGTGGCAAGGGCAGCGAGGTGGTGCCCAGCGCGTAG
- a CDS encoding aspartate/glutamate racemase family protein, whose product MMVIGLLGGMSWESSAEYYRLVNERVKVVLGGFHSAHTVLYSVDFAAIEAMQADGRWDDAGAELNRAAKALEAAGADFVVLCTNTMHKVAEQLEAGLGIPLLHLGDTTAAAVKAAGIRRVGLLGTGFTMGQPFYRDRLAAHGLDVLVPGAEDRDLVHRIIYDELVLGLVKPESREAYRGVIARLADAGAEGVIYGCTEIELLVGPEDAPVPTFPTTRLHAEAAVDYALGTTSLPLPPT is encoded by the coding sequence ATGATGGTCATCGGGCTGCTCGGCGGCATGAGCTGGGAGTCGTCCGCCGAGTACTACCGGCTCGTCAACGAGCGGGTGAAGGTCGTCCTCGGCGGTTTCCACTCGGCGCACACCGTGCTCTACTCCGTCGACTTCGCCGCGATCGAGGCCATGCAGGCCGACGGCCGCTGGGACGACGCCGGTGCCGAGCTCAACCGGGCCGCCAAGGCGCTGGAAGCCGCCGGTGCCGACTTCGTCGTGCTCTGCACGAACACCATGCACAAGGTGGCCGAGCAGCTCGAAGCCGGCCTCGGCATCCCGCTGCTGCACCTGGGCGACACCACGGCCGCGGCCGTCAAGGCCGCCGGGATCCGCCGCGTGGGGTTGCTCGGGACCGGCTTCACCATGGGGCAGCCCTTCTACCGCGACCGCCTCGCCGCGCACGGGCTCGACGTGCTCGTGCCCGGCGCCGAAGACCGCGACCTGGTGCACCGGATCATCTACGACGAGCTGGTGCTCGGCCTCGTGAAACCCGAGTCCCGCGAGGCCTATCGCGGCGTGATCGCGCGGCTGGCCGACGCGGGCGCCGAGGGCGTCATCTACGGCTGCACCGAGATCGAGCTGCTGGTCGGCCCCGAGGACGCCCCGGTGCCGACCTTCCCGACGACCCGCCTGCACGCCGAAGCGGCGGTGGACTACGCGCTGGGCACCACCTCGCTGCCCTTGCCACCGACGTGA
- a CDS encoding cysteine synthase — protein MARFESLLDALGGTPLVGLPRLSPTHDVRLWAKLEDRNPTGSIKDRPALAMIEAAEREGKLRRGSTILEPTSGNTGISLAMAAKLKGYGLVCVMPENTSTERKQLLQAYGARIVFSPAAGGSNEAVRRAKELSAANPDWVMLYQYGNPANADAHYRGTGPELLKDLPTLTHFVGGLGTTGTLVGVGRYLHEAKPDVQVIAAEPRYGELVYGLRNLDEGFVPELYDPSVLNGRYSVGAYDALRRTRELLEHEGIFAGISTGAVLHAALAVAEKAAARGDAADVAFVVADAGWKYLSTGAYAGSLDEAAERLDGQLWA, from the coding sequence ATGGCTCGCTTCGAGTCGCTGCTCGACGCGCTCGGCGGCACCCCGCTGGTCGGGCTGCCCCGGCTCTCCCCGACGCACGACGTGCGCCTGTGGGCGAAGCTGGAGGACCGCAACCCGACCGGCTCGATCAAGGACCGGCCCGCGCTGGCCATGATCGAAGCCGCCGAGCGTGAAGGCAAGCTGCGGCGCGGCTCCACGATCCTGGAGCCGACGTCGGGCAACACCGGGATTTCGCTGGCCATGGCCGCCAAGCTCAAGGGCTACGGACTGGTCTGCGTGATGCCGGAGAACACCTCGACCGAGCGCAAGCAGCTGCTGCAGGCCTACGGCGCGCGGATCGTCTTCTCGCCGGCCGCGGGCGGCTCCAACGAGGCCGTCCGGCGGGCGAAGGAGCTGTCCGCGGCGAACCCGGACTGGGTGATGCTCTACCAGTACGGCAACCCGGCCAACGCCGACGCGCACTACCGCGGCACCGGCCCGGAGCTGCTCAAGGACCTGCCGACGCTGACGCACTTCGTCGGCGGTCTCGGCACGACGGGCACGCTCGTCGGCGTCGGGCGCTACCTGCACGAGGCCAAGCCGGACGTCCAGGTCATCGCGGCCGAGCCGCGCTACGGCGAGCTGGTGTACGGCCTGCGCAACCTCGACGAGGGGTTCGTGCCGGAGCTGTACGACCCTTCGGTGCTCAACGGCCGCTACTCCGTGGGGGCGTATGACGCTTTGCGGCGCACCCGGGAGCTGCTGGAGCACGAAGGCATCTTCGCGGGCATCTCGACGGGCGCGGTGCTGCACGCGGCTTTGGCGGTGGCCGAGAAGGCCGCCGCCCGGGGTGACGCGGCGGATGTCGCTTTCGTCGTCGCGGACGCCGGGTGGAAGTACCTGTCCACCGGGGCCTACGCGGGGTCGCTGGACGAGGCGGCCGAGCGGCTCGACGGGCAGCTCTGGGCCTGA
- a CDS encoding MoaD/ThiS family protein, with product MAVTVSIPTILRTHTGGEKSVEAKGATVLEVIDDVESRHAGIKGRLVKEEKLHRFINVYVNDEDVRFAGGLEAEVKDGDTLTILPAVAGG from the coding sequence ATGGCCGTGACCGTCTCCATCCCGACGATCCTGCGCACCCACACCGGCGGCGAGAAGTCCGTCGAGGCGAAGGGCGCGACCGTCCTCGAGGTCATCGACGACGTCGAGTCCCGCCACGCCGGCATCAAGGGCCGCCTGGTGAAGGAGGAGAAGCTGCACCGCTTCATCAACGTCTACGTCAACGACGAGGACGTGCGCTTCGCCGGCGGGCTCGAGGCCGAGGTCAAGGACGGCGACACCCTGACCATCCTGCCCGCCGTGGCCGGTGGCTGA
- a CDS encoding M67 family metallopeptidase: protein MLRIRRELVDEIVAHARRDHPDEACGVIAGPEGSDSPERFIPMLNAARSPTFYEFDSGDLLKLYREMAANDEVPVVIYHSHTATEAYPSRTDANIAAEPDAHYVLVSTRDPEVHEFRSYRIVDAEITEEPVEIVD from the coding sequence GTGCTCCGGATCCGCCGTGAACTCGTCGACGAGATCGTCGCCCACGCCCGTCGTGACCACCCCGACGAAGCGTGCGGGGTGATCGCGGGGCCCGAGGGCTCGGATTCCCCCGAGCGGTTCATCCCCATGCTCAACGCGGCCCGGTCGCCGACGTTCTACGAGTTCGACTCCGGCGACCTGCTGAAGCTCTACCGCGAGATGGCCGCGAACGACGAGGTGCCGGTGGTGATCTACCACTCGCACACCGCGACCGAGGCCTACCCGTCGCGCACCGACGCGAACATCGCGGCCGAGCCGGACGCGCACTACGTGCTCGTCTCCACCCGCGACCCCGAAGTGCACGAGTTCCGGTCGTACCGGATCGTGGACGCCGAGATCACCGAGGAGCCGGTCGAGATCGTCGACTGA
- a CDS encoding P1 family peptidase translates to MITDVPGVLVGHHERVGDGWATGTTVVLVPEGAVGAVDQRGGAPGTRETNLLEPENLVQRVNAVCLSGGSAYGLAAADGVMRWLADRNLGFPVGTQPHEVVPIVPAAVLFDLPRSEWGNRPDASFGYAACDAASGSFAQGTVGAGAGAAVGSLKGGIGSASEVVGEFTVGALAAVNAAGEAVDLATGRAYAADHGDFGVTWPSRAADLPSRRTDLNTTIGVVAVDAALSKAEARRIAVAAQDGLARAVRPAHTMFDGDTVFALATGAHELPDASGPFGAAARPAALDALCSAAARVFARAMVHGLLAATTAGGVPAYRDVWPEAFGQPPG, encoded by the coding sequence ATGATCACCGACGTGCCGGGTGTCCTGGTCGGGCACCACGAGCGGGTCGGCGACGGCTGGGCCACCGGGACGACGGTGGTGCTGGTGCCCGAGGGCGCGGTCGGCGCGGTCGACCAGCGCGGCGGCGCGCCGGGCACGCGCGAGACGAACTTGCTGGAGCCGGAGAACCTGGTGCAGCGGGTCAACGCGGTCTGCCTGTCGGGCGGGTCGGCGTACGGCCTCGCCGCGGCCGACGGCGTGATGCGGTGGCTGGCGGATCGGAACCTGGGCTTTCCCGTCGGGACGCAGCCGCACGAGGTGGTGCCGATCGTGCCCGCGGCCGTGCTGTTCGACCTGCCGCGCAGCGAGTGGGGCAACCGGCCCGACGCGTCCTTCGGCTACGCGGCCTGCGACGCGGCTTCGGGCTCGTTCGCCCAGGGAACGGTCGGGGCGGGCGCGGGGGCGGCTGTGGGGTCGCTGAAGGGCGGGATCGGCTCGGCCAGTGAAGTAGTCGGCGAGTTCACGGTCGGGGCGCTGGCGGCGGTCAATGCGGCCGGCGAGGCCGTGGACCTGGCGACGGGCCGGGCCTACGCGGCCGACCACGGCGACTTCGGCGTGACCTGGCCTTCGCGGGCCGCTGACCTGCCCTCTCGCCGGACGGACCTCAACACGACGATCGGCGTGGTCGCGGTGGACGCGGCGCTGTCCAAGGCCGAAGCGCGGCGGATCGCGGTCGCGGCGCAGGACGGGCTGGCGCGAGCCGTGCGCCCGGCCCACACGATGTTCGACGGCGACACGGTGTTCGCGCTGGCCACCGGTGCGCACGAGCTGCCGGACGCGAGCGGCCCGTTCGGCGCGGCGGCCCGGCCGGCGGCGCTGGACGCGCTGTGCTCGGCGGCGGCGCGCGTGTTCGCGCGGGCGATGGTGCACGGCCTGCTGGCGGCGACCACGGCCGGCGGGGTGCCGGCCTACCGTGACGTCTGGCCGGAAGCGTTCGGTCAGCCGCCCGGGTAG
- a CDS encoding DUF2017 domain-containing protein codes for MNGWRRKGAVIHAGFEQQEAAVLRGLVSQLEDMLTARAEEAPQDELAELTGIRTGPSESPDDPVLSRLLPDFHKLDPDNPSREDIDSVAAMRSLHEPELLDIKVGVAKIVLDTLPRDGGHVRLTEEQADAWLGALNDVRLALGTALDVTEDMPDELPEDDPRAPHLGVYHWLTWVQETLIQALTG; via the coding sequence GTGAACGGTTGGCGGCGCAAGGGCGCGGTGATCCACGCGGGGTTCGAGCAGCAGGAAGCGGCCGTGCTGCGCGGGCTGGTCAGCCAGCTCGAGGACATGCTCACCGCGCGTGCCGAAGAGGCGCCGCAGGACGAGCTCGCCGAGCTCACCGGCATCCGGACCGGGCCCAGCGAGTCGCCGGACGACCCGGTGCTCTCGCGGCTGCTCCCGGACTTCCACAAGCTCGACCCGGACAACCCGTCGCGGGAGGACATCGACTCGGTCGCGGCGATGCGGTCGCTGCACGAGCCGGAGCTGCTCGACATCAAGGTCGGCGTGGCCAAGATCGTGCTCGACACGCTGCCCCGCGACGGCGGCCACGTGCGGCTGACCGAGGAGCAGGCGGACGCGTGGCTGGGCGCGCTCAACGACGTCCGGCTGGCCCTCGGCACCGCGCTCGACGTCACCGAGGACATGCCCGACGAGCTGCCCGAGGACGACCCGCGGGCGCCGCACCTGGGCGTCTACCACTGGCTGACGTGGGTGCAGGAGACGCTGATCCAGGCGCTGACCGGATGA
- the clpS gene encoding ATP-dependent Clp protease adapter ClpS, protein MSTPVASEQTQVEPAGAEVAESDTPWRTVVWNDPVNLMSYVTYVFQKLFGYSRDHATKLMLDVHQKGKAIVSSGSKEKVETDVAKLHAAGLWATMEQPS, encoded by the coding sequence ATGTCCACGCCTGTCGCATCCGAACAGACGCAGGTCGAACCGGCCGGTGCCGAAGTCGCCGAGTCGGACACACCGTGGCGGACCGTGGTGTGGAACGACCCGGTCAACCTGATGTCGTACGTGACGTACGTCTTCCAGAAGCTGTTCGGCTACAGCCGCGACCACGCCACCAAGCTGATGCTGGACGTGCACCAGAAGGGCAAGGCGATCGTGTCGTCCGGCAGCAAGGAGAAGGTGGAGACGGACGTGGCGAAACTCCACGCGGCCGGCCTCTGGGCCACCATGGAGCAGCCCTCGTGA
- a CDS encoding nicotinate phosphoribosyltransferase: MGSPEPVTASTALLTDHYELTMLGSALADGTHARPCVFEVFARRLPDGRRYGVVAGTARVLDAIADFRFTDAELAQLEATAVVDDATLGWLADYEFSGDIDGYPEGELYFPGSPILTVTGSFGECVLLETLVLSILNHDSAIASAAARMSGAAHGRPIIEMGGRRTHEYAAVAAARAAYLAGFATTSNLEAGRRYGIPTRGTVAHAFMLLHDSEEAAFRAQVDKMGADTTLLVDTYDITAGIETAVRVAGPELGAIRIDSGDVGPLARRAREQLDSLGAKDTRIVVSGDLDEHAIAALRAEPVDAYGVGTSVVTGSGAPTAGMVYKLVEVDGRPVAKRSAHKESRGGRKSALRRHRGTGTAVEEVVWASGSAAPEPEANDRPLQIPLIRAGRPAPDLPTLDDARQRLRRGLVSLPWEGLKLSHGEPAIPTLFL, from the coding sequence ATGGGTTCACCGGAGCCGGTCACGGCCAGCACTGCGCTGCTCACCGACCACTACGAGCTGACCATGCTGGGCAGCGCGCTCGCCGACGGGACGCACGCGCGGCCCTGCGTATTCGAAGTTTTCGCCAGGAGGCTGCCGGACGGGCGGCGCTACGGCGTCGTCGCGGGCACCGCCCGGGTCCTCGACGCGATCGCGGACTTCCGCTTCACCGACGCCGAACTGGCGCAGCTGGAGGCCACCGCGGTCGTCGACGACGCGACGCTGGGCTGGCTCGCCGACTACGAGTTCTCGGGCGACATCGACGGCTACCCCGAGGGCGAGCTGTACTTCCCGGGCTCGCCGATCCTCACCGTGACCGGCTCGTTCGGCGAGTGCGTGCTGCTGGAGACGCTGGTGCTGTCGATCCTCAACCACGACAGCGCCATCGCGTCGGCGGCGGCCCGGATGTCCGGCGCCGCGCACGGCCGCCCGATCATCGAGATGGGCGGGCGCCGCACGCACGAGTACGCCGCGGTCGCGGCCGCGCGCGCCGCCTACCTGGCCGGTTTCGCGACGACGTCCAACCTGGAAGCGGGCCGCCGCTACGGCATCCCGACGCGCGGCACCGTCGCGCACGCCTTCATGCTGCTGCACGACAGCGAAGAGGCGGCCTTCCGCGCCCAGGTGGACAAGATGGGCGCGGACACGACGCTGCTGGTCGACACCTACGACATCACCGCGGGCATCGAGACGGCGGTCCGCGTCGCCGGGCCCGAGCTCGGGGCGATCCGGATCGACTCCGGCGACGTCGGCCCGCTCGCCCGCCGCGCCCGGGAGCAGCTGGACTCCCTCGGGGCGAAGGACACCCGGATCGTGGTCTCCGGCGACCTGGACGAGCACGCCATCGCGGCGCTGCGCGCGGAGCCGGTGGACGCCTACGGCGTCGGCACCTCGGTGGTCACCGGGTCCGGCGCGCCGACCGCCGGCATGGTCTACAAGCTGGTCGAGGTGGACGGCAGGCCGGTCGCCAAGCGCAGTGCGCACAAGGAGTCGCGTGGCGGCCGGAAGTCCGCGCTGCGGCGCCACCGCGGCACCGGCACGGCGGTCGAGGAGGTCGTCTGGGCTTCCGGTTCGGCCGCGCCGGAGCCGGAGGCCAACGACCGCCCGCTGCAGATCCCGCTGATCCGCGCTGGCCGTCCGGCGCCGGACCTGCCTACGCTCGACGACGCGAGGCAGCGGCTGCGCCGCGGCCTGGTCAGCCTGCCGTGGGAGGGCCTCAAGCTCTCGCACGGCGAGCCCGCTATCCCGACGCTGTTCTTGTGA